The Couchioplanes caeruleus nucleotide sequence CCGCAACGGCGCCCGCGTCTTCCTCGCCGGGCGCACGCTCGCGCCCCTCGAGAAGGTGGCCGGCGACATCCGGTCGGCGGGCGGCCGGGCCGGCACCGCGATCGTGGACGCCCTCGACGAGCGGTCCGTCGACACCCACGCCGACGAGGTGGCCGCCAAAGCGGGGAGCATCGACGTCTCCGTCAACGTCATCGCCGACAGCGACGTGCAGGGCACCCCGATGGCCGACATGTCACCCGCGGACTATCTCAGCCCGGTGCTCACCGCCGTACGGTCCAAGTTTCTGACCTCGCGCGCCGCGGCGCGGCACATGCGCGCCCGGCGCTCCGGGGTGATCCTGGCCTTCGGCGGCTCGGGCGACCGCGCGGCCGCCCGCCGGTACGCGCTCGGCGGCCTGCAGACCGGCTTCGAGGCCGTCGAGGCGATGCGCCGCCAGCTCGCCACGGAACTCGGCGGCCACGGCATCCGCGTGATCACCCTGCAGACCGGCGGCGTGCCGGAGTCCATCCCGCGCGAGGTCGAGGGCCGCGACCGGATCGAGGCCGACCTGGTCGGGCAGACGCTGCTGGGGCGTACGGCGACCCTGGAGGACGTGGGCAACGTGGCGGTGTTCGCCGCCTCCGACTGGGCCCGCACGATCACCGGCGCGGCGATCAACATGACCTGCGGCGCGGTCCTCGACTGACGGGTCAGGGGCGGTGTGCCTGGACCAGGAAACGGTGGGCGGTCACGGTGAAGTGCCCGTACGTGCGGATCCTGGCGTCGATGCGGCGCAGCTCCCGGTCGTAGCGGGCCGGGTCGAAGCCGCGGACCTGCCAGGGCACCGCCCGCAGCTGGTAGACGAGCGCGCCGATGTCGTGGAACGTCAGCGGCGGCCGCTCCTCGCGGACGTCGCTCACCTCCAGCCCGGCCGCCCGCAACGCCGCGACCGCCGTCTGCGCGGTCCACGTGTGCGGGTACGGCGGCGGCGCGCCCAGCTCGGCGTTCAGATCGGCCAGGTCGTCGCTGCCCACCTGCTGGGTCAGCACCGTGCCGCCGCGCCTGAGCAGCCGGGCGATGTCGGCCGCCGGGAGCCGCCCGTGCCGGCTCAGCACCAGGTCGAACTCCTCCTCGCCGCCCGGCAGCTCGGTGAGCACCGACACCCCGAACGGGGTGAGCCGGTCCCGGGCCACCGGCACGTTGGGCGCCCAGCTCTCCACCGCGACGGTGTGCGCGGGCAGCGGCGCCAGCTCGGCGAGCAGCTCACCGCCGCCGGTGTCGAGGTCGAGCATGCTGCCGGCGCGGCGCAGCAGGGGCCGGGCCAGGCCGGGGAAGGACCAGGAGGGGTCGGAGCCGACGGCACGCCCGTCCAGCCACGCGAACTCCCAGCCGATGATGGGCACACCGGCGGCCTCGTCCACGAGGTGGTCATAGTGCCGTCCGGAACGCATGGCCCGACCGTAACCGGGCGCTGACGCCGGTAGCCCGCCCGATACGCCGTCGTTACGGAAGCTTGGCCGTTATGGAAGCTGCGCCGGGCTCCACCTCGAGGACCTCGCACGGCTGCTGCCCCCACGAGCCCATGTCCAGCGTGAAGCGGTGTCCCACGATCGGCTTGATGTCGCCGGTCGCCCACCAGCGCGCGAGCAGCTCCGGCTCGGTGAGCGCCCGCCAGACCACTCGGAAATCTCCGACACGTCAACTGTCACTTCGTCGTGCCGCCCGGCGGCCGGTGCGCGGGCGGCGGCTCGGTGGTGCAGGTGAGCGGCACACCGGTGGGCACCAGGCGCTCGACCGATCCGGGGTTGCCACCGACGGAAGTGAGCTGCGCCGGGGACAGGAATCCGATGAACAGCTGCGTCCCGTCGGGCATGGCCGCGGGAGTGAAGACGAAGGTGACCTTGCCGTCGCTGCCGCGTTCGCCCTTCATCACCTGGTCGACGCCGGGACCGACGCCGCTCGGGTCCAGGGTGCCGTCGTCCTGCGGGCCCCGGCAGAACTCGCCGGTCCGGATCTGCACGGGGAAGCCGGCCGCGTTCAGGGCCTGCTGCAGTCCCTCGTGGTCGGCGAAGTAGCGCTGCTTGTCCCAGGTGGCGTGGACCGTACCGTCGCTCCGGCTGTCCACCGTGTAGGCGACCGTACGGATGTGCACCCCGGTCGCCGAGGTCGATGGTTGCGCGGCGTCGGTGACCCCCAGCGTCAGGCCGGTGAGTGCCGCCGTACCGGCCACCACGCCGGCCGCCGTACCG carries:
- a CDS encoding SRPBCC family protein, coding for MVWRALTEPELLARWWATGDIKPIVGHRFTLDMGSWGQQPCEVLEVEPGAASITAKLP
- a CDS encoding SDR family NAD(P)-dependent oxidoreductase; protein product: MLLEHKNAIIYGGGGRIGGAIARAYARNGARVFLAGRTLAPLEKVAGDIRSAGGRAGTAIVDALDERSVDTHADEVAAKAGSIDVSVNVIADSDVQGTPMADMSPADYLSPVLTAVRSKFLTSRAAARHMRARRSGVILAFGGSGDRAAARRYALGGLQTGFEAVEAMRRQLATELGGHGIRVITLQTGGVPESIPREVEGRDRIEADLVGQTLLGRTATLEDVGNVAVFAASDWARTITGAAINMTCGAVLD
- a CDS encoding class I SAM-dependent methyltransferase codes for the protein MRSGRHYDHLVDEAAGVPIIGWEFAWLDGRAVGSDPSWSFPGLARPLLRRAGSMLDLDTGGGELLAELAPLPAHTVAVESWAPNVPVARDRLTPFGVSVLTELPGGEEEFDLVLSRHGRLPAADIARLLRRGGTVLTQQVGSDDLADLNAELGAPPPYPHTWTAQTAVAALRAAGLEVSDVREERPPLTFHDIGALVYQLRAVPWQVRGFDPARYDRELRRIDARIRTYGHFTVTAHRFLVQAHRP